A single region of the Montipora capricornis isolate CH-2021 chromosome 13, ASM3666992v2, whole genome shotgun sequence genome encodes:
- the LOC138030112 gene encoding limbic system-associated membrane protein-like, translating to MYSALFSNLIGILLVCPEIDSLTWTGQPANPTEAIEGNNVVLTWNYDLTTDEQANSQNFFLIQWFKFNSSSLMYDQIASKQFFSIVDPPFSYMYQEPLSPHIEIDKNHKADSVTLHINDVKIDDEGQYKIRYVKDSGGNVLAELAMNLTVRDPPSNIVTSSVQVLSLYDELSLNCSADGRPKPTITWTRLSDSTIVIMPFNISSTQYGGYYRCTAGNGVGRSLTKDVFINVLFPPVITIESKLFVGREQPASLKCEVEGNPTPWIHWNPCDLPSIGCNKEYLDISKVQTPRANYTCTASNYLGNHSETTLLIIGGTNIFISFSTSGECDIKDSVWGSLQNEVCYRNGYRDHATHQSAITWVLLVMVSCAQSFKNSSVCQRWFIMEWNFNIE from the exons ACTCACTGACATGGACAGGACAGCCTGCCAATCCAACAGAAGCAATAGAGGGAAATAATGTGGTGCTTACATGGAATTACGATCTCACCACTGATGAACAGGCCAACAGTCAGAATTTTTTCTTGATTCAGTGGTTCAAGTTCAATTCTTCATCGCTGATGTATGATCAGATTGCTTCAAAACAATTCTTTTCTATCGTTGACCCTCCTTTTTCCTACATGTACCAAGAGCCATTATCTCCACATATTGAGATTGATAAAAATCATAAGGCAGACTCAGTTACTTTGCATATTAATGATGTGAAGATAGATGATGAAGGACAATACAAGATTCGGTATGTTAAAGACAGTGGTGGCAATGTCCTTGCTGAGTTGGCGATGAATTTGACAGTTCGTG ATCCTCCAAGCAACATTGTAACTTCAAGTGTCCAAGTACTATCATTATATGATGAATTGTCTTTGAACTGTTCGGCGGATGGAAGACCGAAACCAACAATAACCTGGACAAGACTCTCTGATAGCACTATAGTCATTATGCCTTTTAACATCAGCAGTACACAGTATGGAGGTTACTACAGATGTACCGCTGGTAATGGTGTTGGACGTTCTTTGACAAAGGATGTCTTCATAAATGTTCTGT TTCCTCCTGTAATTACCATTGAAAGTAAATTATTTGTTGGCCGAGAGCAGCCTGCATCACTTAAGTGCGAAGTGGAAGGAAATCCAACACCCTGGATTCATTGGAATCCTTGTGATCTTCCCAGTATTGGCTGTAATAAAGAGTACCTTGATATTTCTAAAGTGCAGACTCCACGTGCTAACTACACCTGTACAGCAAGCAATTATCTGGGAAATCATTCAGAAACCACACTTCTTA TCATTGGAGGGACAAATATTTTCATCAGCTTCAGCACAAGTGGAGAATGTGATATAAAGGATTCGGTGTGGGGATCACTTCAGAATGAG gtATGTTACAGAAATGGGTACCGTGATCATGCTACTCATCAAAGCGCCATTACTTGGGTATTACTTGTAATGGTAAGTTGTGCTCAAAGTTTCAAAAATAGTTCAGTTTGTCAGAGATGGTTCATTATGGAATGGAATTTCAATATTGAGTGA